A stretch of Lactuca sativa cultivar Salinas chromosome 6, Lsat_Salinas_v11, whole genome shotgun sequence DNA encodes these proteins:
- the LOC111887510 gene encoding uncharacterized protein LOC111887510: MNSLDEADVHQLRNVISETKEIVHLYLEVFHGLVEQIESVEKVVPYNFENIVSDNVEDCPEEETVALNTVEEKNLYEFGRLTDKTFSDGEESNKGWSEDEFTHGKKASDIFYGMPPIPDCPDPIVEPGPFHSLGPNDDMFVRQTYDNKQKLIFSLSLKATREKFQFKTKHSNKNRYEGYCEIENCSWRLYGKRLDPTDEFEIRTSNNVHTCSSLQIHPNHKHANEKVMGTILHEIMGKTRSKVWRPNEISRDLNALLEINVDYKQAWRAKKYAMELLLGSSEECFAKLPIYFHNLKRHNPGTIVYIQTDSEDCFECCFYAIGSMIRAFKRFCRKVIIMDGAHLKGAFKGTILHAVAMDGNNQILPLAHGICKKESGLTWTWFPENLYECVGDCQELTFVTDRADAIRVSIENVFPHAHHGLCAFHILGSIVHKFGKNDKTNMLFWRLVKAYKRNVFEELWYRFSSSRPQVAAYLCEIPRAKWTRAYSPSKRYDYMTSNSAESMNALSIDARKMPIIPLLEFFRRLSEEWCYKRRIEGGKRSTVLTEWAEKVVSKNEERTTGWSISGVSDALYEVHDFKHGGIVDMRQETCTCKYWEGIGLPCGHVIMVLKHLKKSNFGHLAIDAYKMETYRSTYEEPVYSLPEPCDWEIPADIMVLKPLIMDTRQAGTPRNRNHIPSQGEEPIIRRCSRCDSTTHNAATCPAFVPKKQKKARKTSRASGSNTKGKGKGTEGT; this comes from the exons ATGAATAGTTTAGATGAAGCAGATGTTCATCAACTCAGAAATGTAATTTCTGAAACGAAGGAGATTGTGCATTTGTATTTAGAGGTGTTTCATGGATTGGTCGAACAGATAGAATCGGTTGAGAAAGTTGTACcatacaattttgaaaacattgtTTCTGATAATGTTGAAGATTGCCCAGAAGAAGAAACTGTGGCACTGAATACGGTTGAAGAAAAAAATTTATATGAGTTTGGAAGATTGACCGACAAAACTTTCTCAGACGGTGAAGAGTCAAATAAAGGATGGTCAGAAGATGAGTTCACACACGGGAAAAAAGCTTCAGACATATTTTACGGTATGCCTCCCATACCTGATTGTCCTGATCCTATTGTTGAACCCGGACCATTTCACAGTTTAGGTCCAAATGATGATATGTTTGTTCGTCAAACATATGACAACAAACAAAAACTAATTTTTTCTTTGAGTCTTAAAGCAACAAGAGAAAAGTTTCAGTTTAAGACCAAACATTCTAACAAAAATCGTTATGAGGGATATTGTGAAATTGAGAACTGTAGTTGGCGTTTGTATGGAAAACGCCTTGATCCCACTGATGAATTTGAAATCAGGACTTCCAACAATGTTCACACATGTTCGTCATTACAGATACACCCTAATCATAAGCATGCTAATGAAAAAGTCATGGGTACTATATTGCATGAGATTATGGGAAAAACTCGTTCCAAGGTTTGGAGACCTAATGAAATATCAAGGGATTTGAATGCTTTGCTGGAAATCAACGTAGATTACAAGCAAGCTTGGCGTGCAAAAAAATATGCTATGGAACTGTTGTTGGGATCCTCTGAAGAATGTTTTGCCAAACTTCCTATTTATTTTCATAATTTGAAGAGGCATAATCCCGGTACAATTGTGTATATTCAGACAGATTCTGAAGATTGTTTCGAGTGTTGTTTTTATGCCATTGGGAGCATG ATACGAGCGTTCAAAAGATTTTGTCGTAAAGTTATAATTATGGATGGTGCCCATTTGAAGGGTGCTTTTAAGGGAACCATATTGCATGCAGTAGCTATGGATGGGAACAACCAGATACTACCCCTTGCGCACGGAATATGCAAAAAAGAGAGTGGTCTTACGTGGACATGGTTTCCTGAAAATTTGTATGAATGTGTTGGTGATTGTCAAGAATTGACTTTTGTAACTGATAGGGCCGATGCAATTCGCGTtagtattgaaaatgtttttcCACATGCTCATCATGGCTTGTGTGCTTTTCATATACTAGGAAGCATAGTAcacaagtttgggaaaaatgatAAAACGAATATGTTGTTTTGGAGGCTTGTGAAAGCTTACAAAAGAAATGTTTTTGAAGAATTGTGGTATAGATTTAGTTCTTCTAGGCCGCAAGTAGCAGCGTATCTATGTGAAATTCCCCGTGCTAAATGGACTAGAGCATATTCGCCGTCGAAACGTTACGATTACATGACCTCGAACAGTGCAGAGTCCATGAATGCTTTATCTATAGATGCAAGGAAGATGCCCATAATACCCCTCCTTGagttcttccgacgtctttcagaGGAATGGTGTTACAAGCGTCGCATCGAAGGag GGAAACGTTCAACAGTGCTAACCGAGTGGGCTGAAAAAGTAGTTAGTAAAAATGAAGAGCGTACGACAGGATGGTCCATTTCTGGTGTTTCAGATGCACTTTATGAAGTTCATGATTTCAAACATGGTGGCATAGTTGATATGAGGCAAGAGACATGTACATGCAAATATTGGGAAGGAATTGGGTTGCCTTGTGGTCATGTGATAATGGTCTTGAAGCACTTGAAAAAAAGTAACTTCGGACATTTGGCTATAGATGCTTACAAAATGGAAACATACCGAAGTACGTATGAGGAGCCGGTTTACTCCCTTCCAGAACCGTGTGATTGGGAGATTCCTGCTGACATAATGGTTTTGAAACCCCTGATAATGGATACACGTCAAGCGGGTACACCGAGAAACAGAAATCATATTCCGTCTCAAGGTGAGGAACCTATAATAAGAAGGTGTAGTAGATGTGATAGTACAACACATAATGCAGCGACTTGTCCGGCATTCGTCCCAAAGAAACAAAAAAAGGCTAGAAAAACTAGTAGGGCATCAGGTAGTAACACAAAAGGAAAAGGGAAAGGGACAGAAGGGACTTAG
- the LOC111887511 gene encoding uncharacterized protein LOC111887511 yields MYIVVALDGNHEPFLIVFALGTINCHNSWLWFMRRLKDCLGDNVEFGFISHMSDSIDFVVQRVYPDSYHGYCCRNIAEKICASIGTNTVVEQLFWKTCKAYNLSQFYACLNNLKNEVNGNDLHWLDNIPIAKWVRACFPRVRFKVKFIDIPDVVNWFKTNTHEFPITTIIEMVHDSMQAVYLRRAAFGVDFTGDFHNLLTPYALKVIHKRFIHSDGCRITHIVGDRYEVTKYSTTKYVQLDRGICSCGKWKKCGIPCEHAIASLHRLEIAEIHQKVNLKLSTAVYRNAYQTETVNPIPTLRHWEKPVESDVVLPPRQFN; encoded by the exons ATGTACATTGTTGTTgctttagatggaaatcatgaaccCTTTCTCATAGTGTTTGCCTTGGGAACCATAAATTGTCACAATTCATGGTTATGGTTCATGAGGAGGCTTAAAGACTGTTTAGGTGACAATGTAGAATTTGGTTTCATAAGCCATATGTCTGATTCTATAGACTTTGTAGTTCAAAGAGTCTACCCTGATTCATATCATGGCTATTGTTGTAGAAATATAGCCGAGAAAATATGCGCTTCCATCGGAACCAATACAGTCGTAGAACAGTTGTTCTGGAAGACGTGTAAAGCGTATAATTTATCTCAATTTTATGCATGtttgaacaatttaaaaaatGAGGTAAATGGGAATGATCTTCATTGGCTTGACAATATTCCCATTGCAAAATGGGTACGGGCTTGTTTTCCAAGAGTACGTTTCAAAGTTAAATTTATTGACATTCCCGATGTTGTCAATTGGTTTAAAACAAACACGCATGAGTTTCCAATAACAACAATCATTGAAATGGTCCATGACTCGATGCAAGCAGTGTATCTTCGACGTGCTGCGTTTGGAG TTGATTTCACAGGGGATTTCCATAATCTTCTAACCCCTTATGCACTTAAGGTAATTCATAAAAGATTTATCCACTCGGATGGTTGTAGGATTACGCATATTGTTGGCGATAGATATGAAGTGACTAAGTATTCAACAACCAAATATGTACAATTAGACCGTGGTATTTGTAGTTGCGGTAAATGGAAAAAATGCGGTATACCTTGTGAGCATGCTATAGCTTCACTACATAGACTCGAAATTGCAGAAATCCATCAAAAGGTAAATTTAAAGTTAAGTACAGCGGTGTATCGAAATGCTTATCAAACTGAGACTGTGAATCCTATTCCAACCCTTAGGCATTGGGAAAAACCAGTCGAAAGTGATGTGGTCTTACCTCCACGCCAATTCAATTGA